In the Rhododendron vialii isolate Sample 1 chromosome 2a, ASM3025357v1 genome, TCTCAATCCACCTAAAAACTTTGGGATAGCAAACAAAGACCCCAAAAAATCCGAAGGCAGGTTGAAAATTTAAGACAAATGATTTCACTCATGCCATGTACACGAAAAACAAATCATCGGGGTAGAAATCAAACATATCACGTCTATTTCAGAGGGGTTTACATAAGCGATACTAGAAATTGACCACattaagggagaaaaaaaaggcACGGAAGTGTGTTCTCCTCGAGATCAAAATTCTGACTACATAATACGAATTCACTTAAAATCTAGTTTGTTCCTTCATCAGAGCATGAAGCAGCTCAATAACTTAAAACGAAAAATGAAAGCATATTCCTTTTAACTTCATTTAAGCTTTACTCAGCTGCTGCTCCCTCTTCAGGCACAGGATCCTCAGCAGGCCTTTCCATTTTCACTCCAACATCCTCAGTAGAATAATCACCGTGAACCTACATCACCATGCCACatttcaggagagagagagagagagagagagagagagagagagagagagagagagagagagagagagagagagagacttacctCCATCAACTTGCTAAGATCAAACTTAGGAGCTTTCAAGATCTTCACTTTACGAATGAACACATTTTGGAGAGGATAGATGCTAGATGTTGCTTTCTCAATCTCCCTGCCAATTGATTCAGGAATGAATTTGAGGACCAAATCCTTCAGATCACAAGATTGTGACTGGTTTACCATGATCTCCCGCATCTTTTGGCGGATCTGAGAAAATGGATGAgaataaagagaaaaacaattaaTAATAAACCTTGCATCGGTATCTGCCATGCCATGGaacaacaaaaactaaaaaaatgagcTATATAAGACTTGCATCAGTATCTGCAATAAAATCAAAGTCATTCCATTAACAACGCTCTGTTTGTTTGACCGATGACCAGATATGAGCATCGGTTCGGGGTTACATCCAAGGGGATCACGACCCAGATCAACTACCCCTAGGAGAAAGAATTATTGCTGGTCAGCATATTTGATTTCTTCAAAGGTGTAAAAACTCAGTTCAAGTTGGTGTTCGTTGAAATTGTTACTGCGTGGATTAAATATGCATTGGACACATTATACCCCAGAGTACAGGATATACAAAACCGAGAGGGTGTGATATATAATCCCATCACTCTTATGGCCGATAGGAATGCATAGTAAGGGACTACATATCCGTTCACCTACTAGTCACATAAAAGCAGACAGGCTCGAAATATTTATCAAGATGTCCTGTAGGACCCGTTTGTTTCTCCAGATCAAAACATTGGACTGGACTATAAATCTAACAGGATCATATCCTGCATTTTTAGAACACTTGTAGTCATTATTTTAAACCATTCAAGATTTTATTCAACAAGAAATGAGATAACAATAACTAAAGGGATATTAATCCCCTCCTTACTGCTAATCCGATTGGACGCTAATCCGATTGGATTACCAATCCGCTATATAGCCTATATCCCTTCACTATTAATCCAACAAAGAACTGGACAAGGCTCTGTAGCAATGCTTTATAGATGAACAAACAATTGTATAACAgaaataacaaaaaaggaaaagcaatAGGTTGTAGCAATTCTACAGTTTCTACCTGCTTTATCTGGCTCGATTGTGCATAACAGGTTCTCTTCTGCTGGTTTACACGCTTCTTAGTGAACCCAATGCAGAACAACCTTAAAGTAAAGTTGTCAGTTGTTTTCACATCAACGTGAGCCTCGATCAATGTTTGCCACTTGCGCACCAGCGACCTCAGCTTGTCAGTGGTAAAATCCATTCCCTGAGATTTCCAGAAAATAATTACCAGACATACACACAAATTAAAGATTGGAGAAATTGTAAGTGACACTTGTGATCTTTATCATACCCAAAAGTTGGTCAGAACATTTTTTCCTTGAACATCCTCAGCTCTCAGTCTGATCTTTCTGTAGGAATGATCCTCATCACCTTGAAGGTCAGCCAAGGAGACTTCGAAAACACGGTGTTTGAGTCCTTCTGAAGCAATCTGATACAGAACATAACTCAGAACATGGGCATAATGCCAAAACCTAATGCACAAATCAAGGTACTAAATGCCTTGCAAAGAGAGTTGTAACTTTAATAGTATCAGCACTCAAACCTCTCAACATTCAATGCTCGATTATTATATTTCAAAAGCATAGAAGCTTCATAATGGTAGTAGTAATGTAAAAGGAAGACTGGACAAGTAACAACAAACACAGATGAACCTAAACCATCACTCTTTCTAGCATCTGCAATTCCCATTCGATGACATTTTGTTACACTAATACAATATGTATTACATAACAGAGGAAGGCTTCTGGTGTTGAATATGTATAGGAATCAGATCATATTTTAAACCAAATTCATAATTTGTGGTCTTGCAAAACATAGGCAACATTGGCAACTCAAAAGTCTATTGGATTCTGAATTTAGAGCAATTTCATACTCCCAAAATGGAAATAGATGGAGGGTATATTGCACAAGAATCTAAAACGATGTGGATGTATTTATCAGTCATTTCGGGCACCTTAAATCTGAACACAAGGCAAGAGGAAGATAAACACATGAGCGATATTGTAGAACAACTCAAGCTTTTTAGAGAACCCAAAGAGAAGGCCCCATGATAGTGGTAACAGTAATACTAATTATTTTTCCATGGTTCTGACAAAAACCGCATAGGTAATTTGGataacaacaaagaaaatttgATACTACGCAGGATTTTCAAAAGTAAAAGACCAATCGGGACCACTCGGAACAAACCAATGCCAGTTACACTCGAAAAACAGATCACAATCCAAAAGTAATCAAACTGAAATGCTATAATATTACATTTTTTCACAAACTTAATATACAAAGTCATGGCCCTTAATATTCTAATATACAGGCTTGATGGGTCCCAAGACTCATGAACAAAGCCCAAGTATGAAGATTGGAATAGCAAAATCCCTTGACTATTGGGCTCCTATATTCAGATACCTACGGTACCAAAAGCTCTTCCATTTGCCGAAATCACATTATTACCTTTGTCCCTTGAGTTCTGGTGACGAGAGTTTTCCCAACATTCCGGACGGTAAAGAGGGATGGAGCCTTGATATCATACCAATCTTTCTTCGTGAATGGATCAGCTCTGTTCACACCAAAAACACCATAAATCATTTTCATACATACCCATACCACAAAATCAATGATATACCACCATCATCCAAATAGCTTAAATTCAGATATGATAGTTATGGATTTCAACATTGGGTTTTGAAGCATCATcttaatgaaatgaaaatgacaATTTGATAGGTGTGATAAGATAGGGGAAGGAGCCAATGACAAAATATCAttgtttttgtaaaattcactccatttctcaccaaatcactcaatccaaatgagtgattaGGCAAGAAACTCAAATCCTctcatttctttccttttctcatCAAATCCCTCACTCCAAAGAAGCTACCATGATAAGTTCTCAATTTACACAAGGAACCAAATAAATAAACATCTCTTTCTACCTCTAACCCATCTTCCACTCTAGTTTCCAAACAACCCACAGCTAAATCTGTTACCTTGTTGTTGAATTCTAAACCAAGCCTAAGGAAATTTAGTGAACTTAAATAGCTGCACATATTAGATTCAGGTTCCAGATGCTCACGCTTTCTTCTTTCCTCCTTTCTTTCCCTTCGAAATCCTCTTGTTCTTCCTGAGAGGTACAAAAATGTTTAGGTCAGCAGCAGTTAAAATGCATGCACGCACACATAAGATCTATGAACGGGGACGTCTACGTAAACAtacatatgagagagagagagagagagagagtacccgACGGCCATTGTTGAGCGAGTGAGGAATCACTGCGAGCTCAGCGACGGCTCTCTGTGGGAAGAGGCACTGAGGCAGCACTTCGTTAATTCCTCAAAACCCTAGGCATCGCGAATTTGTACTGGTTATTGGATTTTACGACTGTGCGCTTAACTACATCTCGCCCCCCTAAACTATCATACTTTCTCAAAATAACCCCTAAGAAATAAAACCGGACACTTTATCatcttgaactattcaatactttgtttggaacttgagaaaaatgaagaaaaataaaatgggagAAGAATGGTAGGAAGAATGGAGGGAAACTTCGTTGTGCaaagtatttgaatttggtattttctcccctctttctctccaaaccaatcaatgaagagaattttttttaatttttttgttgattttattttctttctttttcaaaagtttcGAACAAATCCTAAATCTTTCAACTGTGGCTCTTTTGGTCTTCAATTATATAGTGGCTATCAAAGAGCCTAGAATAGTActcaaatatgtttttttttctcaaaatatgaCTAGAATGTCCATAATGTTATGCATATAAGAtttgtttatttgaaaaaattgaagtcCAAATCGCCATCTAAATCACATTCTTCCACTCACTCTTATCCATCGACCTCTCTTTATTTTATCCCCATTAAAACCTCTATTTATTCTTGCATCCTCAAAATCATCAAGACAATAAATAATGAACTTAGACAAATGTCTAGTGTCTGATTTCGATAAATACGCAGGTGTATATGCATATCAgtatttttgtcatgtttggagaaaaataacattttgaaaACTAATCCAAGATCTATAACGGATATGAAACAAAGTTTTGGGAGACAAGACGTAATTATGCCATAAAGTGAGGCTCTCAAGTTTCAGTCTTAGCCCGGCCCAAATAAAGCCAACGGCCCAAACCCAACATCGGATCAAGTAGGAACTAGGAACAGGGTAAGACCAACCCTCCAACCCGACCCAAACTCTCGAGGCGGATCATGGATGTTCTTTTTCACAGCGGAACCAACACAGGGTCTCCTAATCGGAAAACCCTAATGTCAGAAAACCCCACAAATTACAACAGAGcaataagtttttaaaaaatggcgGAATCAACCTTGAAAGATCAGGGCAATGAATTCTTCAAATCTGGGAATTACCTAAAAGCTGCTGCTCTCTATACTCAGGCCATTAAGCTAGACCCTTCTAACCATGCACTTTACAGGTATTTTTGCATCAGGTATCTCTATATATAGATGCACACACAAGGGTCTATATCTGTGTAGCTACTGCTGTACATGTAGTAAGATTATATTTGCTCGTGTGTATTCCTACTAACCTGCAATCTGTAGTTTAAGTTCGAATCTATAGCAGAGGTGGTAACATTGTGATTCTATCTGGGTTAGGTCAAAATGTGTATGCAGTGAGATGGGTTTGCCTTGATTTATGGGAAAAGTATTTTTTCCAACTGTTTTGTCGAGAAGGGGGAAAATCATGATCTTTGAGTTCGATGGTTCGTATGAGTTTTCGGTAACAGATGGTTTTCCACTGTTTGGTTGCTCAGAAATATTAGGAAAGGGGGGGAACTCATTATCTTTGAATCCGACAGTTTGCATagttttcagaaaaaaagaTGGTTTCTTTTACACTGTTTGGTTGCTGAGTAAGCTTAGGAACAGGGCAAAATCACGACATTTCGAGTATTGGAAGGACATAGGATACATGTACATTCAGTAAGAAACAAGGGGGTAGCAAGGTGAAAGTAGGAAATGCAGTTACCTACTAAGAGGGTTGATTGGGCCCTGGGGGAAGTGAATTGGGAGGAGCATAGTCTTAGATTTCAATCTAAGTGGGGGAATTTAATGTATAGCAATGTTTAGTTGGGACAAACGTTTTTTAAAAAGCTTCAGTCCAGAAGATAAATATGTACAAACTCCATGAATGCAGCAAAAAAGTTTGTTCTCTTGTTTCAAACTGATCGCTCTAAGTGGAAACAACTGTCGGACAAACTCAGGTGATGTTAACTGTATAGCCTATGGGGAACAGacttatgaatattttttttatgctagTACGATTTCTTTTGCAGAATATTAGGTTGAACTATGATGAAACTAGACTTATTGAAGTAATCTCTTGTTCTAGGGAGGGCAACATTTTGGTTGATGGTTTTCATTTACGTGTTCCAAATGCTTAAAATAAATCAAGTCGCCAATTACAGACGAGAATCAGCATGGCAGGAATAAGCATCAGTTGGCTATTCAACTATGTCTTATGCTAATTAGTTTTGTAGATACATGTGTGTCTTATCCTTTATCTTTAAACATCAATTCTCATCTTGATACATCTGACTCGAACCCTTATACAAATATATTTCATACAAATGTATCTAATATGTCTTGCTCATTTGTTTGATGAATCTCTTCTTGCTAGCAACCGTGCTGCTGCCTTTCTGCATCTGGTTAAGCTCAACAAAGCACTTGCCGATGCTGAGACAGCAATAACTTTAAACCCTGTCTGGGAAAAGGTATATGATTTTTCTATTGCATTCTGCTTCATTTTCCTCAATGTATCTAGTAAGAGATCAAGTTCATTAAACCTGCAGGGTTATTTCAGGAAAGGATGTGTATTAGAGGCGATGGAAAGATATGATGATGTAAGCATATGGTTCAATTAGTTCATTAGAATGTTTGAGAAAAATTATTCTGTTGCTGATGTCTTAATTGTCTACCTCATGCAGGCCTTAGCTGCCTTTCAAATAGCATTGCAGCACAATCCACAAAGCTCAGAGGTGTCAAAAAAGATCAAGAGACTTACACAGCTGGCAAAAGATAAAAAACGAGTTCAAGAAGTGGAAACCATGAGATCGAACATTGATATGGCAAAGCACTTGGATGAATTAAAATCTGAACTGGTGAGTCGTTTTGACTTTCTTGTAATGATTTCCCTTTTCCCCCCTGCATAAGTCCTGATGTGTATGTCCTTATATCTTTGcatcttggatattttctctccctttcttcCAATTACTTTAATTTGTTTCCTTAGCTTACTTGTGGAGGTTTAGTCTTAAGTGACTCTTAAcatctttcttgtttttgtcaTTACGAATCCTAAATGTTCTGACTTACAAAACAGATGTAGAGAATTGAATTGAGTTCTATTTTTGCAGTCTGAGATTTATGGAGCTGATGAATCTTGGaaagagattttctcttttgttgTTGAAACAATGGAGACGGCTGTAAAATCATGGCATGAAACTTCTAAAGTGGATGGCAGAGTTTATTTTGTCCTTGATAAGGAAAAGACACAGACTGATAAGTATGCCCCAGTTGTCAATATTGATAAGGTAGGTAGTTCTTTGCCCCCTCAGTTaaacgttctcattttacccaTTTCATGTTTAAATGCTCCGCCTGTTGATTTCGAATGTTCATTtctcgttttgtgtgtttttttgagtccttatttttcttgttgatttATAATTGCAAGTCCAGTGATGCTGTAATACAGGAAATCGATCTTTCTTTCGCAACCAGGAATGTATTGTATTGTTTAGAGTTTCTGGCTGTAATGATTACTTACTCTGATCCCCTCCCTTGCATTATATGATGAGAAATACTATACCgttgtttgttttgctttttattatttttattttgctgTGATACTAAAATTTGGTTCTTTTCGCCATTCTAGGCATTTGAATCACCCCATACGCACAgcagttgttttgaatttctgagGCAGTATGCTGTGGATTCTTATTCTCATGCAGCTTGCTTAGTGGCTCCCAAAAGCATTATATCCTACCCACAGGTAAGGATAACGACTTTGCATCATCCTCAAATAGTGGATATTTATGAATGTGTGTTacctggaagagtttttttttggctgggCAGGAATAGCTGTTAAAAATGAGTAAACTTATGAGACGGGATTAGGGAAACTTGTCTGAAGTGGTGTATTCATGTGATGAAAACCAACATG is a window encoding:
- the LOC131316747 gene encoding small ribosomal subunit protein eS1-like: MAVGKNKRISKGKKGGKKKAADPFTKKDWYDIKAPSLFTVRNVGKTLVTRTQGTKIASEGLKHRVFEVSLADLQGDEDHSYRKIRLRAEDVQGKNVLTNFWGMDFTTDKLRSLVRKWQTLIEAHVDVKTTDNFTLRLFCIGFTKKRVNQQKRTCYAQSSQIKQIRQKMREIMVNQSQSCDLKDLVLKFIPESIGREIEKATSSIYPLQNVFIRKVKILKAPKFDLSKLMEVHGDYSTEDVGVKMERPAEDPVPEEGAAAE
- the LOC131316745 gene encoding uncharacterized protein LOC131316745; the protein is MAESTLKDQGNEFFKSGNYLKAAALYTQAIKLDPSNHALYSNRAAAFLHLVKLNKALADAETAITLNPVWEKGYFRKGCVLEAMERYDDALAAFQIALQHNPQSSEVSKKIKRLTQLAKDKKRVQEVETMRSNIDMAKHLDELKSELSEIYGADESWKEIFSFVVETMETAVKSWHETSKVDGRVYFVLDKEKTQTDKYAPVVNIDKAFESPHTHSSCFEFLRQYAVDSYSHAACLVAPKSIISYPQVWKGQGSRKWKHGQDDGFFVQFESPLSRKLWFVPSSTEKGQILCSDPVVLDISIHEVLPRLFK